One Gossypium hirsutum isolate 1008001.06 chromosome A11, Gossypium_hirsutum_v2.1, whole genome shotgun sequence genomic window carries:
- the LOC107886475 gene encoding ATP-citrate synthase alpha chain protein 3: MARKKIREYDSKRLLKQHLKRVANIDLQICSAQVTQSTDFTELTNEQPWLSSTRLVVKPDMLFGKRGKSGLVALNLDLAEVAEFVKARLGTEVEMGGCKAPITTFIVEPFVPHEQEYYLSIVSERLGFTISFSECGGIDIEENWDKVKTIFLPTEKPMTLETCAPLIATLPLEVRGKIGDFIMGVFSVFQDLDFSFLEMNPFTLVNGEPYPLDMRGELDDTAAFKNFNKWGNIEFPLPFGRVLSSTESFIYSLDGKTSASLKFTVLNPKGRIWTMVAGGGASVIYADTVGDLGYASELGNYAEYSGAPNEEEVLQYARVVIDCATANPDGRKRALLIGGGIANFTDVAATFNGIIRALREKEAKLKAARMHIFARRGGPNYQIGLARMRALGEELGVPLEVYGPEATMTGICKQAIDCILSEA; this comes from the exons ATGGCTCGCAAGAAGATCAGAGAATACGATTCCAAGAGACTTCTCAAACAACACCTCAAACGCGTCGCTAATATCGACCTCCAAATCTGTTCTGCtcag gTGACTCAATCTACTGATTTCACCGAGTTAACGAACGAACAACCATGGCTTTCGTCCACCAGATTAGTTGTTAAGCCGGATATGTTGTTTGGTAAACGTGGGAAGAGTGGCTTGGTTGCTCTCAATTTGGATCTTGCTGAAGTTGCTGAATTCGTCAAAGCTCGCCTCGGCACTGAG gttGAAATGGGCGGTTGCAAAGCTCCTATAACCACATTCATTGTTGAACCTTTTGTACCCCATGAACAAGAGTATTACCTTTCAATAGTCTCTGAAAGGCTTGGTTTTACCATTAGTTTTTCGGAATGTGGAGGTATTGATATTGAAGAGAACTGGGATAAG GTTAAAACCATCTTCCTTCCAACCGAGAAACCTATGACCTTGGAGACATGTGCACCGTTGATAGCTACACTTCCTTTGGAA GTCCGCGGGAAGATTGGTGACTTCATCATGGGTGTCTTTTCTGTCTTTCAAG ATCTTGACTTCAGCTTTCTCGAGATGAATCCATTTACACTGGTGAATGGAGAACCATACCCACTGGATATGAGGGGGGAGCTGGACGACACTGCTGCATTCAAGAACTTCAACAA GTGGGGTAACATAGAGTTTCCTCTACCTTTTGGGAGAGTCCTGAGCTCTACAGAAAGCTTCATTTATTCATTGGATGGAAAG ACAAGTGCATCTCTGAAATTCACTGTTTTGAATCCAAAAGGGCGTATCTGGACAATGGTTGCTGGAGGTGGTGCTAGTGTCATTTATGCTGATACT GTAGGAGATTTAGGTTATGCTTCAGAACTGGGAAACTATGCGGAGTATAGTGGAGCACCAAATGAAGAGGAGGTCTTGCAATATGCAAGAGTTGTTATTGAT TGTGCCACTGCAAACCCTGATGGTCGTAAGAGAGCCCTTCTCATTGGAGGTGGCATTGCTAACTTCACTGATGTAGCTGCTACTTTCAACGGAATCATTCGAGCATTGAGAGAAAAG GAAGCCAAGTTAAAAGCAGCAAGAATGCACATCTTTGCTCGAAGAGGTGGTCCAAACTATCAAATTGGTTTGGCAAGGATGCGTGCTCTTGGGGAGGAACTAGGAGTACCCCTTGAG GTTTACGGGCCGGAGGCCACGATGACTGGCATATGCAAGCAGGCTATAGATTGCATTCTGTCCGAAGCATAA